Within the Serratia sp. UGAL515B_01 genome, the region CGGTGTGGTTTTGGTCTTGTTAATGATATTCTTCGTCGCTTTTCGCGCTATGTCGATTGGGCGCCGGGCGTTGGAGATTGATCAACGGTTTTCCGGTTTTCTGGCGTGTTCGATAGGCGTCTGGTTCAGCTTCCAGGCGTTGGTGAACGTTGGTGCTGCCGCAGGTATGCTGCCAACCAAAGGGTTGACGTTGCCGCTGATCAGTTATGGTGGTTCAAGCCTAATTATTATGTCGACGGCGATTGTACTGTTGTTGCGCATTGATTATGAAACACGCCTGACTAAAGCTCAGGCGTTTGTGAAGAGGTAGCGGATGAGCGGTAAAGCTAAGCGTTTAATGGTGATGGCAGGCGGTACCGGCGGGCACGTGTTCCCTGGTTTGGCTGTCGCGCATCATCTGATGGCGCAGGGCTGGCAGGTTCGCTGGCTTGGAACTGCAGATAGGATGGAAGCCGATCTGGTACCTAAACATGGGATAGAGATCGATTTTATTCGTATTTCTGGCCTGCGCGGCAAAGGGCTGAAGGCTCTGCTTACCGCTCCTGTCAGGATCTGGCGTGCGGTACGTCAGGCAAAAACGATTATGCACAACTACCAGCCTGATGTGGTGCTGGGAATGGGGGGCTACGTTTCTGGTCCTGGCGGCTTAGCGGCTTGGTTATGCGGTATTCCAGTGGTGCTGCATGAACAAAACGGCATTGCTGGCCTTACCAATCGTTGGTTGGCCCGGATCGCCAGGACGGTTTTACAGGCTTTTCCGGGAGCTTTTCCGAATGCAGCAGTGGTTGGTAATCCTGTTCGTACCGATGTTCTGGCACTTCCCCTACCATCTGAACGCTTGAGTGGTCGTTTAGGGCCTGTTCGCGTATTGGTGTTTGGCGGAAGCCAGGGGGCTCGTGTACTGAATCAGACAGTTCCTGAAGTCGCCGCGCTTTTAGGCGATAGAATTACGCTTTGGCACCAGGTTGGTAAAGGCGCGTTGACAACCGTTTTGCAAGACTACGAAAGGTTAGGGCAGAGTCAACACAAAGTGACCGAGTTCATTGATGATATGGCAGCGGCTTATGCTTGGGCGGATGTGGTGGTGTGCCGCTCTGGTGCGCTGACTGTCAGTGAAGTGGCAGCGGCAGGATTACCGGCCATTTTTGTCCCATTTCAGCACAAAGATCGCCAGCAATACTGGAATGCACGCCCGCTGGAAGAGGCTGGTGCGGCAAAAATTATCGAACAACCTCAGTTTACTGCCAGTGTGGTGGCTGATCTGCTAGCGAGTTGGGATCGCCAAACGTTACTGGCAATGGCTGAAAAAGCACGTACGGTTGCGATCCTTGATGCAACGGAACGTGTGGCAGCGGAAATTATTCGCGTAGCCAAATAATACAGGGCTTGGTGTGCCGGGCCTGATGAAGAATAGGTCAGATGGGGTTCGCAGATTGAACCCGGATAGAGAGAGTGATGAATACACAACAATTGGCGAAATTACGTACTTTCGTGCCTGAGATGCGACGCGTCCGGCACATACACTTTGTTGGCATTGGTGGCGCTGGCATGGGTGGTATCGCCGAGGTGTTGGCCAATGAAGGTTATCAGATCAGTGGTTCCGACCTGGCACCGAACGCGGTAACTCAACAGTTGAGTGAACTTGGTGCAACAATTTATTTTCATCATCGCCCAGAGAATGTGTTGGATGCCAGCGTTGTTGTGGTCTCCACCGCTATCCCCGCGGATAACCCGGAGATTGTCGCAGCCCGTGAGGCGCGTATTCCGGTGATCCAGCGGGCCGAGATGCTGGCGGAGTTGATGCGTTATCGCCATGGTATCGCTATTGCTGGTACCCATGGCAAAACAACCACAACGGCGATGGTTTCCAGCATTTATGCAGAGGCTGGCCTTGACCCAACGTTTGTTAACGGTGGATTGGTCAAAGCAGCTGGCACCCATGCACGCTTGGGCTCCAGCCGTTATCTGATTGCAGAAGCGGATGAAAGCGATGCGTCTTTTTTGCACTTGCAGCCGATGGTGGCGATTGTTACCAACATCGAAGCCGACCATATGGATACCTACCATGGTGACTTCGAGAATTTGAAACAGACCTTCATTAACTTTCTGCATAACCTGCCGTTTTATGGGCGTGCAGTAATGTGTGTTGATGACCCTGTTGTTCGTGAGCTATTACCGCGTGTTGGGCGCCATATCACGACCTACGGCTTTAATGAAGATGCGGATGTTCGCATAGAGAGCTACCGCCAGGTGGGTCATCAAGGGCATTTTACCCTGAGCCGCCAAGATAAACCCCTGCTTACAGTCACCTTGAATGCGCCAGGAAGGCATAACGCCTTGAATGCGGCTGCAGCGGTCGCAGTCGCTACGGAAGAAGGTATCGCCGATGAGGCCATCCTAATTGCCTTGGAAGGTTTTCAGGGGACGGGACGGCGTTTCGATTTTCTGGGCGAGTTCCCTCTGTTAGGGGTTAACGGCAAGTCGGGCAATGCGATGCTGGTGGATGATTATGGCCACCATCCAACGGAAGTTGATGCGACTATCAAGGCAGCACGTGCGGGTTGGCCAAGTAAACGGTTGGTGATGATTTTCCAGCCACACCGTTATACGCGTACTCGCGATTTGTACGATGATTTTGCGAACGTTTTGTCACAGGTTGATGTATTGCTGATGCTGGATGTTTACCCGGCAGGCGAGGCTCCTATTCCAGGTGCCGACAGCCGTAGCTTATGCCGAACTATTCGTAATCGAGGCAAGCTTGATCCTATTTTGGTTTCCGACGTGGAAACTGTACCTGCGACTTTAGCGCACTTTATACAAGGTGATGACCTGGTGCTGGTACAAGGGGCGGGTAATGTTGGTAAGATTGCGCGCAAACTTGCAGAACAGAAGCTGAAAGCACTGAATAAATTGGAGGAGCACCATGGCAGATAAAGTTGCAGTGTTGCTGGGTGGGGCCTCTGCAGAACGTGAAGTTTCTTTGCAATCTGGTGCTGCCGTACTTGCAGGGTTGAGAGAAGCAGGGATTGATGCGTACGCTATCGATCCGCATGATTTTCCAGTCACACAGTTGAAAGAGCATGGCTTCAACAAGGTGTTTATTGCCTTGCATGGCCGTGGTGGTGAAGATGGTACGTTACAGGGCCTGTTGGATTATTTACAGCTACCCTATACCGGCAGTGGCGTGATGGCATCGGCACTGACCATGGACAAGTGGCGCACCAAAATGGTGTGGCAATCTATGGGGCTACCCGTAGCACCTTACGTTGCGCTGAGTCGTCAGCACTATTTTGGCAGTGAACGAGGGAGTTTGCTTGCAGCGATTGACGGTCTTGGCCTGCCATTGATCGTTAAGCCAAGTCGCGAAGGTTCTAGCGTTGGCATGAGCAAAGTGATCGAACTTAGCGCTCTTGAAAACGCATTGGAAGAGGCTTTCCGCCATGATGATGACGTACTGGTAGAAAAGTGGTTGAGCGGCCCTGAATACACCCTGGCGATCCTGGGTGATCAAGTACTACCTTCTATACGTATCCAACCGGCTGGTGTGTTTTACGATTATCAGGCCAAATATCTTTCGGACGATACGCAGTATTTTTGCCCCAGTGGCCTGGATGCACAGCAGGAAGCCGAAATAGCTGAACTGGCATTGCGTGCTTACCGTGGGCTGGGTTGTAGTGGTTGGGGACGTGTTGATGTTATGCAGGATAGCGATAGTGGTTTCTATCTTTTGGAAGTGAATACTTCTCCTGGCATGACCAGCCACAGTCTGGTTCCGATGGCTGCGCGTCAGTTTGGTTTAACTTTCTCGCAGTTGGTCGCAAGAATTTTGGCGCTGGCCGACTGAGATGCCGCAAGCTGCTCTAAATACGCGCGAACGCGAGACGGATAACGGTACGCGTCGTAGCAACGGCACCCAATTGGCAGGAATGATTTTTCTGCTGCTGGTGTTGGGAACGCTTGTGTGGGGCGGATGGGTAGTTGTTGGTTGGATGAAAGATGCCAGTCGTTTACCGCTTTCAAAGCTGGTAGTAACAGGTGAACGCCATTACACCACCAACGATGATATTCGCCAGGCTATTCTGGCGCTGGGAGCGCCGGGAACGTTTATGACACAGGGTGTGGACATTATTCAGCAGCAGATTGAACGTATGACGTGGATCAAGCAGGCCAGCGTGCGTAAGCAATGGCCTGATGAGTTGAGGATCCATCTGGTGGAATACGTTCCAGTAGCATATTGGAACGATTTGCACATGATTGATGTTGACGGTAAATCGTTTAGTGTTCCGGCAGGTCGTTTAGGCAAACAGAAATTACCGTTGCTTTACGGCCCAGAAGGCAGTGAAGAGGATGTTCTGGAAGGTTATCGCACCATGAACAGCGTGTTGGCAGCCAGCAAGTATACGTTGAAAATGGTGGCTATGACTGCTCGGCACTCATGGCAGTTAGTTTTGGATAACGATGTTCGGTTGGAGCTGGGGCGTGATGACCCTGTAGGGCGTCTACAACGCTTTATTGGGCTTTATCCGGTGTTATTACAACAGGCGCAAGCGGAAAATAAACGTATCAGCTATGTCGACTTGCGTTATGACTCGGGTGCTTCGGTCGGTTGGGCTCCGGCGTTCTTCGATCCGTCAGTTAGCGGGCAGGTGGCAGGCGATCGGACAAACAGCAATCAGCAACAGAATCAGGCACAGGCAAAACAACAATGATCAAGTCGACGGACAGAAAACTGGTAGTTGGACTGGAGATAGGTACTGCAAAGGTCTCCGCATTGGTAGGGGAAGTTCTACCCGATGGCATGATCAACATTATCGGGGTGGGTAGCTGTCCGTCTCGCGGAATGGATAAGGGTGGCGTTAACGATCTGGAGTCGGTAGTCAAATGCGTACAGCGTGCTATCGATCAGGCTGAACTGATGGCTGATTGTCAGATTTCTTCGGTTTATCTGGCATTATCTGGCAAACATATCAGTTGTCAGAATGAAATTGGGATGGTACCTATTTCAGAAGAGGAAGTGACTCAGGAAGACGTAGAGAACGTGGTACACACTGCCAAATCTGTGCGTG harbors:
- the murG gene encoding undecaprenyldiphospho-muramoylpentapeptide beta-N-acetylglucosaminyltransferase gives rise to the protein MSGKAKRLMVMAGGTGGHVFPGLAVAHHLMAQGWQVRWLGTADRMEADLVPKHGIEIDFIRISGLRGKGLKALLTAPVRIWRAVRQAKTIMHNYQPDVVLGMGGYVSGPGGLAAWLCGIPVVLHEQNGIAGLTNRWLARIARTVLQAFPGAFPNAAVVGNPVRTDVLALPLPSERLSGRLGPVRVLVFGGSQGARVLNQTVPEVAALLGDRITLWHQVGKGALTTVLQDYERLGQSQHKVTEFIDDMAAAYAWADVVVCRSGALTVSEVAAAGLPAIFVPFQHKDRQQYWNARPLEEAGAAKIIEQPQFTASVVADLLASWDRQTLLAMAEKARTVAILDATERVAAEIIRVAK
- the murC gene encoding UDP-N-acetylmuramate--L-alanine ligase; protein product: MNTQQLAKLRTFVPEMRRVRHIHFVGIGGAGMGGIAEVLANEGYQISGSDLAPNAVTQQLSELGATIYFHHRPENVLDASVVVVSTAIPADNPEIVAAREARIPVIQRAEMLAELMRYRHGIAIAGTHGKTTTTAMVSSIYAEAGLDPTFVNGGLVKAAGTHARLGSSRYLIAEADESDASFLHLQPMVAIVTNIEADHMDTYHGDFENLKQTFINFLHNLPFYGRAVMCVDDPVVRELLPRVGRHITTYGFNEDADVRIESYRQVGHQGHFTLSRQDKPLLTVTLNAPGRHNALNAAAAVAVATEEGIADEAILIALEGFQGTGRRFDFLGEFPLLGVNGKSGNAMLVDDYGHHPTEVDATIKAARAGWPSKRLVMIFQPHRYTRTRDLYDDFANVLSQVDVLLMLDVYPAGEAPIPGADSRSLCRTIRNRGKLDPILVSDVETVPATLAHFIQGDDLVLVQGAGNVGKIARKLAEQKLKALNKLEEHHGR
- a CDS encoding D-alanine--D-alanine ligase, producing MADKVAVLLGGASAEREVSLQSGAAVLAGLREAGIDAYAIDPHDFPVTQLKEHGFNKVFIALHGRGGEDGTLQGLLDYLQLPYTGSGVMASALTMDKWRTKMVWQSMGLPVAPYVALSRQHYFGSERGSLLAAIDGLGLPLIVKPSREGSSVGMSKVIELSALENALEEAFRHDDDVLVEKWLSGPEYTLAILGDQVLPSIRIQPAGVFYDYQAKYLSDDTQYFCPSGLDAQQEAEIAELALRAYRGLGCSGWGRVDVMQDSDSGFYLLEVNTSPGMTSHSLVPMAARQFGLTFSQLVARILALAD
- the ftsQ gene encoding cell division protein FtsQ; this encodes MPQAALNTRERETDNGTRRSNGTQLAGMIFLLLVLGTLVWGGWVVVGWMKDASRLPLSKLVVTGERHYTTNDDIRQAILALGAPGTFMTQGVDIIQQQIERMTWIKQASVRKQWPDELRIHLVEYVPVAYWNDLHMIDVDGKSFSVPAGRLGKQKLPLLYGPEGSEEDVLEGYRTMNSVLAASKYTLKMVAMTARHSWQLVLDNDVRLELGRDDPVGRLQRFIGLYPVLLQQAQAENKRISYVDLRYDSGASVGWAPAFFDPSVSGQVAGDRTNSNQQQNQAQAKQQ